In Arachis hypogaea cultivar Tifrunner chromosome 2, arahy.Tifrunner.gnm2.J5K5, whole genome shotgun sequence, a genomic segment contains:
- the LOC112732309 gene encoding putative disease resistance RPP13-like protein 1 isoform X1, with protein MAGSLVGGAFLSGFINVVFDRLLTKDAVNLVLGKKLDPDLVKRLKISLHAAEAVLDDAEYKQLGNESVREWLNDLRDAVYEADDLLDAVLTKEAIQKEGSSYWPDYFLNREREMVDEMERVVTKIEFLEQQKDFLGLQITMDNNILSSSWRESTSLVEGNIYGREDDQQALLKVINDSSESELSVIPIVGMGGVGKTTLAKWVYNTTEGFDLKAWVCISETFDVVEITRKTIEEITKTTCTLGSLNLLQNKLLEILSGKKFFVVLDDVWSDDADNWKKFKTPFHCGGKGSTILLTTRIKQVASVVQTCSSYFLNELSEDSCWLLFAENACFPESNGNQTLEDIGRQIVNKCKGLPLAVETLGRLLQGKDDAKEWNAVLSSDIWEFPMKNSKIIPALLISYFQLPAYLKRCFVYCSLYPKDYLFEKDELILLWMAEDLLRPPTRGESLKEVGCKCFEELISRLFFKQDLYSYYKMHDLLHDLAIFLAGDFYCSLEEHDKAKDVTTLTRHLSYEDLNHVLSQNFDSITKVKSLRTFLPGSFNIYSLFNEVDGDTINILIKKFKYLRVLSFDSFKNLDFFSFGSFSKLDVLLDSIGELIHLRYLNLSWTDITTLPESLCNLHNLQTLILYECTRLTKLPSGMHSLVNLEHLDLRRTCLEEMPGGIGKLKHLPILDYFVVGRHEDNGIQELAGLSNLHGSFEIKKLENVVDARQARGARMLEKNQINNLLLEWCSDDEMVPNTETLTDILDGLQPQNGLKELKIKGYKGTIFPDWLGGCSYNNMTSVSLESCKNCCMLPSLGQLPSLKSLRIEGFDQLKRIGDEFYKNERDHHSLPTAPFPSLETLEFHNIPCLQEWHVIDPEAFPQLKRLRIKDCPMLKEDMLNGIFLRMVSSSSDSSKVLKLEIRGDHEKRSNEILPRGDALSIRGCESLVKSAFNARSINHLCCLQEVHIYYCLSAVSFPDNCLPKSLQKLTIYWCPKFEFPEQQQHKYDLVELQIEASCDSLTSFSLDAFSNLKNLEIRECRNLESVSMSEAPHAALQRLIISGCSKLVSLAGEGLAAPNLTHLQVTGCENLEALPRDMKSLLPSLQSLQIYGCPNICRLAEGDLPPNLKSLGVGGCEEQMRILSWMGNLDTLTHLTISGSGCVSTIKSYPEVDSLPHLPSLTTLHINNFDNLETLECNELLRLTSLQQLHIEYCYKLENMEGETLPSSLILLQIEGCHLLEEHCKNKHQLIWPKISHIPTIKVTDKQIF; from the coding sequence ATGGCTGGTTCACTTGTTGGTGGAGCTTTTCTTTCTGGCTTCATTAACGTTGTCTTTGACAGGCTCCTTACAAAAGATGCGGTCAACCTGGTGTTGGGCAAGAAGCTTGACCCTGACTTGGTTAAGAGGCTGAAGATTTCTCTGCATGCTGCTGAAGCTGTGCTTGATGATGCCGAGTACAAGCAACTGGGCAATGAATCCGTGAGGGAGTGGCTCAACGATCTTAGAGATGCTGTTTATGAGGCTGATGACTTGCTGGACGCTGTCCTCACCAAAGAGGCGATTCAAAAGGAGGGAAGTTCTTACTGGCCTGATTACTTCCTCAACCGGGAAAGGGAGATGGTAGATGAGATGGAAAGGGTGGTTACAAAGATAGAATTTCTTGAACAGCAAAAAGAtttccttggtcttcaaattaCCATGGATAATAATATCTTGTCATCATCATGGAGAGAATCCACATCTCTGGTGGAAGGGAATATATATGGCAGGGAGGATGATCAACAAGCCTTACTCAAAGTAATAAATGACAGCAGTGAAAGTGAGTTATCTGTGATCCCTATTGTTGGCATGGGTGGGGTTGGTAAAACAACTTTAGCAAAATGGGTGTACAATACCACAGAGGGATTTGATTTGAAAGCATGGGTTTGCATCTCTGAAACATTTGATGTTGTTGAGATTACAAGGAAAACCATTGAGGAAATTACTAAAACTACTTGTACCCTTGGGAGTTTGAATTTGCTTCAGAATAAATTGCTGGAGATCTTGTCGGGGAAGAAGTTCTTTGTTGTTCTAGACGATGTCTGGAGCGATGATGCTGATAACTGGAAGAAGTTTAAAACTCCTTTTCACTGTGGGGGTAAGGGTAGTACGATTCTTCTAACAACTCGCATTAAACAGGTTGCTTCAGTTGTTCAGACATGTTCCTCTTACTTTCTTAATGAGTTGTCGGAAGATTCTTGTTGGTTACTCTTTGCAGAGAATGCATGTTTTCCGGAGTCAAATGGGAACCAAACACTAGAAGATATCGGTAGACAGATTGTCAACAAGTGTAAGGGCTTGCCATTAGCTGTAGAAACACTTGGGCGGTTGTTGCAAGGAAAGGATGATGCTAAAGAATGGAATGCTGTTTTAAGCAGTGACATCTGGGAATTTCCTatgaaaaatagtaaaattattCCAGCATTGCTAATAAGCTACTTCCAGCTCCCTGCCTATTTGAAGCGATGTTTCGTTTATTGTTCATTATATCCCAAAGATtatctttttgaaaaagatgaactGATCCTGCTATGGATGGCTGAAGATCTTTTAAGGCCACCAACAAGAGGAGAGAGTTTAAAAGAAGTTGGTTGCAAATGTTTTGAAGAACTAATTTCCAGGTTATTTTTTAAACAAGATTTATATTCTTATTATAAGATGCATGATCTATTGCATGACCTGGCAATTTTCcttgctggagacttctattgtTCATTAGAAGAGCATGATAAAGCAAAAGATGTGACTACTTTGACTCGTCATTTGTCCTATGAAGACTTGAATCATGTGCTCTCACAAAATTTTGATTCCATAACTAAAGTTAAATCCTTGAGGACATTCCTCCCAGGCAGTTTCAATATCTATTCTCTATTCAACGAAGTTGATGGCGATACTATCAATATCTTAATAAAGAAGTTCAAATATTTGAGAGTTTTGTCATTTGACTCATTTAAGAATcttgattttttttcatttggCTCGTTCAGTAAACTTGATGTATTGCTTGATTCAATAGGCGAATTGATTCATCTACGCTATTTGAATCTCTCTTGGACAGACATCACCACATTGCCAGAGTCATTGTGCAACTTGCATAATCTACAAACATTAATATTGTATGAATGTACTAGGCTGACTAAGTTACCTAGTGGCATGCATAGTCTTGTGAATTTAGAGCACCTCGATCTTAGGCGAACTTGTTTGGAAGAAATGCCAGGAGGAATAGGTAAGTTGAAACACTTGCCTATTTTAGATTATTTTGTGGTGGGCAGGCATGAAGACAATGGAATCCAAGAATTAGCAGGGCTCTCAAATCTTCATGGATCATTTGAGATTAAGAAATTAGAGAATGTTGTTGATGCCAGACAAGCAAGGGGTGCAAGGatgttggagaagaaccaaattaACAACTTATTGTTGGAATGGTGTTCAGATGATGAGATGGTTCCAAACACAGAGACTCTGACAGATATACTAGACGGATTGCAACCGCAGAATGGGTTGAAAGAGTTGAAAATCAAGGGATACAAGGGTACAATATTTCCAGATTGGTTGGGGGGATGTTCCTACAACAATATGACAAGTGTATCTCTAGAGTCTTGCAAGAATTGCTGCATGCTGCCTTCACTTGGACAGCTGCCATCTCTTAAGTCCCTGCGCATTGAAGGTTTTGATCAGCTCAAGCGTATTGGTGATGAATTTTACAAGAATGAAAGAGATCATCATTCTTTGCCTACTGCACCGTTTCCCTCACTGGAGACATTGGAATTTCATAATATTCCATGCTTGCAGGAGTGGCACGTAATTGACCCAGAAGCTTTTCCTCAGCTTAAGAGACTTCGAATAAAAGACTGTCCAATGTTAAAGGAAGATATGCTTAATGGCATATTCTTGAGAATGGTTTCTTCTTCGTCGGATTCTTCCAAAGTTCTCAAACTGGAAATAAGGGGAGATCATGAAAAAAGGTCTAATGAGATTCTACCTCGTGGGGATGCTTTATCAATAAGAGGATGTGAATCCTTGGTGAAGTCTGCATTTAATGCAAGGAGCATCAACCATCTATGTTGTCTCCAAGAAGTACATATTTATTACTGTTTGTCTGCTGTATCCTTTCCGGATAATTGTTTACCCAAATCTCTGCAAAAGCTCACAATCTACTGGTGCCCAAAATTTGAATTCCCGGAGCAACAGCAGCACAAGTATGATTTGGTAGAGCTACAAATAGAAGCCAGCTGTGATTCACTGACCTCGTTTTCTTTGGATGCCTTTTCCAATCTCAAGAATCTCGAGATAAGAGAGTGTAGGAATCTGGAATCAGTGTCAATGTCAGAGGCACCACACGCTGCTCTTCAACGTCTCATAATCAGTGGGTGCTCCAAATTAGTGTCATTAGCAGGAGAAGGACTGGCTGCACCCAACTTGACTCATCTTCAAGTCACAGGTTGTGAGAATTTGGAGGCATTACCACGTGACATGAAGAGTCTACTCCCAAGTTTACAGTCTCTCCAGATATATGGTTGCCCAAACATTTGCAGGTTGGCAGAGGGTGATTTGCCGCCTAACTTGAAATCTCTTGGTGTGGGAGGTTGCGAGGAACAAATGAGGATTCTATCATGGATGGGCAACTTGGACACCCTCACTCATCTTACCATTTCTGGTAGTGGGTGTGTGAGCACAATAAAGTCATACCCCGAGGTGGATTCCCTGCCTCATCTACCCTCCCTTACCACTCTACATATCAACAACTTTGATAATCTAGAGACATTGGAGTGCAACGAGCTTCTCCGCCTCACCTCCCTTCAACAATTGCACATTGAGTACTGCTACAAGCTGGAGAATATGGAAGGAGAAACTCTGCCTTCCTCTCTCATCCTACTTCAAATTGAAGGGTGTCATCTGCTAGAAGAACACTGCAAGAACAAGCATCAACTAATCTGGCCCAAAATTTCCCACATTCCAACCATTAAAGTCACTGATaaacaaattttttga
- the LOC112732309 gene encoding putative disease resistance RPP13-like protein 1 isoform X2, which produces MAGSLVGGAFLSGFINVVFDRLLTKDAVNLVLGKKLDPDLVKRLKISLHAAEAVLDDAEYKQLGNESVREWLNDLRDAVYEADDLLDAVLTKEAIQKEGSSYWPDYFLNREREMVDEMERVVTKIEFLEQQKDFLGLQITMDNNILSSSWRESTSLVEGNIYGREDDQQALLKVINDSSESELSVIPIVGMGGVGKTTLAKWVYNTTEGFDLKAWVCISETFDVVEITRKTIEEITKTTCTLGSLNLLQNKLLEILSGKKFFVVLDDVWSDDADNWKKFKTPFHCGENACFPESNGNQTLEDIGRQIVNKCKGLPLAVETLGRLLQGKDDAKEWNAVLSSDIWEFPMKNSKIIPALLISYFQLPAYLKRCFVYCSLYPKDYLFEKDELILLWMAEDLLRPPTRGESLKEVGCKCFEELISRLFFKQDLYSYYKMHDLLHDLAIFLAGDFYCSLEEHDKAKDVTTLTRHLSYEDLNHVLSQNFDSITKVKSLRTFLPGSFNIYSLFNEVDGDTINILIKKFKYLRVLSFDSFKNLDFFSFGSFSKLDVLLDSIGELIHLRYLNLSWTDITTLPESLCNLHNLQTLILYECTRLTKLPSGMHSLVNLEHLDLRRTCLEEMPGGIGKLKHLPILDYFVVGRHEDNGIQELAGLSNLHGSFEIKKLENVVDARQARGARMLEKNQINNLLLEWCSDDEMVPNTETLTDILDGLQPQNGLKELKIKGYKGTIFPDWLGGCSYNNMTSVSLESCKNCCMLPSLGQLPSLKSLRIEGFDQLKRIGDEFYKNERDHHSLPTAPFPSLETLEFHNIPCLQEWHVIDPEAFPQLKRLRIKDCPMLKEDMLNGIFLRMVSSSSDSSKVLKLEIRGDHEKRSNEILPRGDALSIRGCESLVKSAFNARSINHLCCLQEVHIYYCLSAVSFPDNCLPKSLQKLTIYWCPKFEFPEQQQHKYDLVELQIEASCDSLTSFSLDAFSNLKNLEIRECRNLESVSMSEAPHAALQRLIISGCSKLVSLAGEGLAAPNLTHLQVTGCENLEALPRDMKSLLPSLQSLQIYGCPNICRLAEGDLPPNLKSLGVGGCEEQMRILSWMGNLDTLTHLTISGSGCVSTIKSYPEVDSLPHLPSLTTLHINNFDNLETLECNELLRLTSLQQLHIEYCYKLENMEGETLPSSLILLQIEGCHLLEEHCKNKHQLIWPKISHIPTIKVTDKQIF; this is translated from the exons ATGGCTGGTTCACTTGTTGGTGGAGCTTTTCTTTCTGGCTTCATTAACGTTGTCTTTGACAGGCTCCTTACAAAAGATGCGGTCAACCTGGTGTTGGGCAAGAAGCTTGACCCTGACTTGGTTAAGAGGCTGAAGATTTCTCTGCATGCTGCTGAAGCTGTGCTTGATGATGCCGAGTACAAGCAACTGGGCAATGAATCCGTGAGGGAGTGGCTCAACGATCTTAGAGATGCTGTTTATGAGGCTGATGACTTGCTGGACGCTGTCCTCACCAAAGAGGCGATTCAAAAGGAGGGAAGTTCTTACTGGCCTGATTACTTCCTCAACCGGGAAAGGGAGATGGTAGATGAGATGGAAAGGGTGGTTACAAAGATAGAATTTCTTGAACAGCAAAAAGAtttccttggtcttcaaattaCCATGGATAATAATATCTTGTCATCATCATGGAGAGAATCCACATCTCTGGTGGAAGGGAATATATATGGCAGGGAGGATGATCAACAAGCCTTACTCAAAGTAATAAATGACAGCAGTGAAAGTGAGTTATCTGTGATCCCTATTGTTGGCATGGGTGGGGTTGGTAAAACAACTTTAGCAAAATGGGTGTACAATACCACAGAGGGATTTGATTTGAAAGCATGGGTTTGCATCTCTGAAACATTTGATGTTGTTGAGATTACAAGGAAAACCATTGAGGAAATTACTAAAACTACTTGTACCCTTGGGAGTTTGAATTTGCTTCAGAATAAATTGCTGGAGATCTTGTCGGGGAAGAAGTTCTTTGTTGTTCTAGACGATGTCTGGAGCGATGATGCTGATAACTGGAAGAAGTTTAAAACTCCTTTTCACTGTGGGG AGAATGCATGTTTTCCGGAGTCAAATGGGAACCAAACACTAGAAGATATCGGTAGACAGATTGTCAACAAGTGTAAGGGCTTGCCATTAGCTGTAGAAACACTTGGGCGGTTGTTGCAAGGAAAGGATGATGCTAAAGAATGGAATGCTGTTTTAAGCAGTGACATCTGGGAATTTCCTatgaaaaatagtaaaattattCCAGCATTGCTAATAAGCTACTTCCAGCTCCCTGCCTATTTGAAGCGATGTTTCGTTTATTGTTCATTATATCCCAAAGATtatctttttgaaaaagatgaactGATCCTGCTATGGATGGCTGAAGATCTTTTAAGGCCACCAACAAGAGGAGAGAGTTTAAAAGAAGTTGGTTGCAAATGTTTTGAAGAACTAATTTCCAGGTTATTTTTTAAACAAGATTTATATTCTTATTATAAGATGCATGATCTATTGCATGACCTGGCAATTTTCcttgctggagacttctattgtTCATTAGAAGAGCATGATAAAGCAAAAGATGTGACTACTTTGACTCGTCATTTGTCCTATGAAGACTTGAATCATGTGCTCTCACAAAATTTTGATTCCATAACTAAAGTTAAATCCTTGAGGACATTCCTCCCAGGCAGTTTCAATATCTATTCTCTATTCAACGAAGTTGATGGCGATACTATCAATATCTTAATAAAGAAGTTCAAATATTTGAGAGTTTTGTCATTTGACTCATTTAAGAATcttgattttttttcatttggCTCGTTCAGTAAACTTGATGTATTGCTTGATTCAATAGGCGAATTGATTCATCTACGCTATTTGAATCTCTCTTGGACAGACATCACCACATTGCCAGAGTCATTGTGCAACTTGCATAATCTACAAACATTAATATTGTATGAATGTACTAGGCTGACTAAGTTACCTAGTGGCATGCATAGTCTTGTGAATTTAGAGCACCTCGATCTTAGGCGAACTTGTTTGGAAGAAATGCCAGGAGGAATAGGTAAGTTGAAACACTTGCCTATTTTAGATTATTTTGTGGTGGGCAGGCATGAAGACAATGGAATCCAAGAATTAGCAGGGCTCTCAAATCTTCATGGATCATTTGAGATTAAGAAATTAGAGAATGTTGTTGATGCCAGACAAGCAAGGGGTGCAAGGatgttggagaagaaccaaattaACAACTTATTGTTGGAATGGTGTTCAGATGATGAGATGGTTCCAAACACAGAGACTCTGACAGATATACTAGACGGATTGCAACCGCAGAATGGGTTGAAAGAGTTGAAAATCAAGGGATACAAGGGTACAATATTTCCAGATTGGTTGGGGGGATGTTCCTACAACAATATGACAAGTGTATCTCTAGAGTCTTGCAAGAATTGCTGCATGCTGCCTTCACTTGGACAGCTGCCATCTCTTAAGTCCCTGCGCATTGAAGGTTTTGATCAGCTCAAGCGTATTGGTGATGAATTTTACAAGAATGAAAGAGATCATCATTCTTTGCCTACTGCACCGTTTCCCTCACTGGAGACATTGGAATTTCATAATATTCCATGCTTGCAGGAGTGGCACGTAATTGACCCAGAAGCTTTTCCTCAGCTTAAGAGACTTCGAATAAAAGACTGTCCAATGTTAAAGGAAGATATGCTTAATGGCATATTCTTGAGAATGGTTTCTTCTTCGTCGGATTCTTCCAAAGTTCTCAAACTGGAAATAAGGGGAGATCATGAAAAAAGGTCTAATGAGATTCTACCTCGTGGGGATGCTTTATCAATAAGAGGATGTGAATCCTTGGTGAAGTCTGCATTTAATGCAAGGAGCATCAACCATCTATGTTGTCTCCAAGAAGTACATATTTATTACTGTTTGTCTGCTGTATCCTTTCCGGATAATTGTTTACCCAAATCTCTGCAAAAGCTCACAATCTACTGGTGCCCAAAATTTGAATTCCCGGAGCAACAGCAGCACAAGTATGATTTGGTAGAGCTACAAATAGAAGCCAGCTGTGATTCACTGACCTCGTTTTCTTTGGATGCCTTTTCCAATCTCAAGAATCTCGAGATAAGAGAGTGTAGGAATCTGGAATCAGTGTCAATGTCAGAGGCACCACACGCTGCTCTTCAACGTCTCATAATCAGTGGGTGCTCCAAATTAGTGTCATTAGCAGGAGAAGGACTGGCTGCACCCAACTTGACTCATCTTCAAGTCACAGGTTGTGAGAATTTGGAGGCATTACCACGTGACATGAAGAGTCTACTCCCAAGTTTACAGTCTCTCCAGATATATGGTTGCCCAAACATTTGCAGGTTGGCAGAGGGTGATTTGCCGCCTAACTTGAAATCTCTTGGTGTGGGAGGTTGCGAGGAACAAATGAGGATTCTATCATGGATGGGCAACTTGGACACCCTCACTCATCTTACCATTTCTGGTAGTGGGTGTGTGAGCACAATAAAGTCATACCCCGAGGTGGATTCCCTGCCTCATCTACCCTCCCTTACCACTCTACATATCAACAACTTTGATAATCTAGAGACATTGGAGTGCAACGAGCTTCTCCGCCTCACCTCCCTTCAACAATTGCACATTGAGTACTGCTACAAGCTGGAGAATATGGAAGGAGAAACTCTGCCTTCCTCTCTCATCCTACTTCAAATTGAAGGGTGTCATCTGCTAGAAGAACACTGCAAGAACAAGCATCAACTAATCTGGCCCAAAATTTCCCACATTCCAACCATTAAAGTCACTGATaaacaaattttttga
- the LOC112732321 gene encoding putative disease resistance RPP13-like protein 1 — translation MAGALVGGAFLSGFINIVINKSLREDVVNLVLGKKLGSDLVERLKISLLAAEAVLDDAEYKQLGDDRVRDWLNCLRDAVYDADDFLEAVLTKAATKKEVRSLLPSVFLNRHRKMVDNMVGVVARIEFLVKQKDILGLQKNTKDNNLSSSTLSSWRESTCLMEGSIYGREDDQRALIKTINDNSESQLSVIPIVGMGGVGKTTLAKWAYSVVEGFDLKAWVCISETFDVAEITKKTIEEITKTTCSLGSLNLLQNELQKILSGKKFFIVLDDVWSEDADKWKQFITPFHCGVKGSSILLTTRMKEVASVVQTCPSHFLNELLEEYCWLLFAANACFPESNGNPTLEEIGRKIVNKCKGLPLAVETLGRLLRGKDDAKEWNAVLRSDIWEFSTKNSKIIPALLISYFQLPPYLKRCFVYCSLFPKDYYFDKDRLILLWMAEDLLRVPKRGESLEEVGSECFEELASRLFFKKLQDKYKYFEELDSMFFFKPEYPADTYVMHDLLHDLAIFLAGDFYCRIQELREQEEKKVLTRHFSYFPPGRLDHPISKVFKSIVKPESLRTSLYIDDLLSMESRASKLKYLRVLSFRRLDVLPDSIGKSIHLRYLNLSGTDVKTLPESLCNLYNLQTLILYFCSKLTMLPDGMLKLMKLRHLVLRGTCLKEMPRGISKLKHMHILDYFVVGKHKDNGIQELGGLSNLQGSFEIKKLENVVDVRQARSARMLEKNHIDKLWLEWSSDDEMVSNTETGRDILDGLQPHNGLKELRMKGYKGETFPDWVGRCSYNNMTTVWLESCKNCCMLPSLGQLPSLKSLYMEGFLELKCIGDEFYKSDNDHHSSPIAPFPTLEELVFDNMRCWEEWHVPDPEAFPRLRRLEIRDCEMLKGDMVNGIFGRRDCFLREDEEGRCDEMVGGGDALSIRPSQSFNATTINHLCCLQELLISGCPSIVSFPDNCLPKSLQKLKIWRCPKFEFPEQQQRNYDLVQLQIQDSCDPLSSLSLDVFPNLKNLEIEGCRNLESVSMSEAPHAALQRLSISWCFKLVSFAGEGLAARNLTHLQVSFCSKLEALPRDMKSLLPSLHSLKISGCKNICRLPEGGLPPNLKELYVGGCEEQLWDLSWIANFHALTHLRIEGYYDCDNIKSYLGSLPHLPSLTTLEIWGFDNLETLECNELLRLTSLQQLHIHWCPKLENMEGEKLPPSLLLLQLTMCGLLGEHCKNKHQLIWPKISHIPTIQVDHKQIF, via the coding sequence ATGGCTGGTGCACTTGTTGGTGGAGCTTTTCTCTCTGGATTCATTAACATTGTCATTAACAAGTCCCTTAGAGAGGATGTGGTCAACTTGGtgttgggcaagaagcttggctCTGACTTAGTTGAAAGGCTGAAGATTTCTCTGCTTGCTGCTGAAGCTGTGCTTGATGATGCTGAGTACAAGCAACTGGGCGACGATCGTGTGAGGGATTGGCTCAACTGTCTCAGGGATGCTGTTTATGACGCTGATGACTTTCTGGAAGCTGTACTCACCAAAGCTGCCACTAAAAAGGAGGTACGTTCTTTGTTGCCTAGTGTCTTCCTCAACCGACATAGGAAGATGGTAGATAACATGGTAGGGGTAGTTGCAAGAATAGAATTTCTTGTAAAGCAAAAAGATATCCTTGGTCTTCAAAAGAATACTAAGGATAATAACTTGTCATCATCAACATTGTCATCATGGCGAGAAAGCACATGTCTGATGGAAGGGAGCATATATGGCAGGGAGGATGATCAACGAGCTTTAAtcaaaacaataaatgacaaCAGTGAATCTCAGTTGTCTGTGATTCCTATTGTTGGCATGGGTGGGGTTGGTAAAACAACCTTAGCCAAATGGGCGTACAGTGTCGTGGAAGGATTTGATCTGAAAGCATGGGTCTGCATCTCTGAAACATTTGATGTTGCTGAGATTACAAAGAAAACCATTGAGGAAATTACAAAAACTACTTGTAGCCTTGGGAGTTTAAATTTGCTTCAAAATGAATTGCAGAAAATCTTGTCGGGAAAGAAGTTCTTTATTGTTCTAGACGATGTCTGGAGTGAAGATGCCGATAAGTGGAAGCAATTTATAACTCCTTTTCACTGTGGGGTAAAGGGTAGTTCAATTCTTCTTACAACTCGTATGAAAGAGGTTGCTTCAGTAGTTCAAACATGTCCCTCTCACTTTCTTAATGAGTTGTTAGAAGAGTACTGTTGGTTATTGTTTGCAGCCAATGCATGTTTTCCGGAGTCAAATGGTAATCCAACATTAGAGGAAATCGGTAGAAAGATTGTCAACAAGTGTAAAGGGTTGCCATTAGCTGTTGAAACACTTGGGCGGTTGTTGCGAGGAAAGGATGATGCTAAAGAATGGAATGCTGTTTTAAGGAGTGACATCTGGGAATTTTCTAcgaaaaatagtaaaattatCCCAGCATTGTTAATAAGCTACTTCCAGCTACCTCCTTACTTGAAGCGTTGTTTCGTTTATTGTTCATTGTTTCCCAAAGATTACTATTTTGATAAAGACAGACTAATTTTGCTGTGGATGGCTGAAGATCTTTTACGGGTAccaaagagaggagagagtttAGAAGAGGTTGGTTCTGAGTGTTTTGAAGAATTAGCTTCGAGGTTATTCTTTAAAAAGCTTCAAGACAAGTACAAGTATTTTGAAGAATTAGAttcaatgtttttttttaaacctGAGTATCCTGCTGACACATACGTGATGCATGATCTCTTGCATGACTTGGCAATATTCCTTGCTGGGGACTTCTATTGTAGAATACAAGAGCTTCgtgaacaagaagaaaagaaggttctCACTCGCCATTTCTCATATTTCCCACCTGGAAGGTTAGATCATCCAATCTCAAAAGTCTTTAAGTCCATTGTGAAGCCAGAATCTTTGAGGACATCGTTGTATATCGATGATTTGTTAAGCATGGAAAGCAGAGCATCAAAGTTGAAATACTTGAGAGTTTTATCCTTTCGTAGACTTGATGTATTACCAGATTCAATAGGTAAATCGATTCATCTACGCTATTTGAATCTCTCTGGGACCGATGTTAAGACATTACCAGAGTCACTATGCAACTTGTATAATCTACAAACATTAATATTGTATTTCTGTTCTAAACTGACCATGTTGCCCGATGGCATGCTTAAACTTATGAAATTACGGCATCTTGTCCTTAGGGGAACTTGTTTGAAAGAAATGCCTAGAGGAATAAGTAAATTGAAACACATGCATATTTTAGATTACTTTGTGGTGGGCAAGCACAAAGACAATGGAATCCAGGAATTAGGAGGGCTCTCAAATCTTCAAGGTTCATTTGAGATTAAGAAGTTGGAGAATGTTGTTGATGTGAGACAAGCAAGGAGTGCAAGGATGTTGGAGAAGAACCACATTGACAAGTTATGGTTGGAATGGTCTTCAGATGATGAAATGGTTTCAAACACAGAGACTGGGAGAGATATACTGGACGGCTTGCaaccgcacaatggcttgaaagagTTGAGAATGAAGGGATACAAGGGCGAAACATTTCCAGATTGGGTGGGCCGCTGTTCTTACAACAATATGACAACTGTATGGCTAGAGTCTTGCAAGAATTGCTGCATGCTGCCTTCACTTGGACAACTGCCATCTCTAAAGTCCCTGTACATGGAAGGTTTTCTTGAGCTCAAGTGTATTGGTGATGAGTTTTACAAGAGTGACAACGATCATCATTCCTCGCCTATTGCACCGTTTCCTACACTCGAGGAATTAGTGTTTGATAACATGCGATGCTGGGAGGAGTGGCACGTACCTGACCCAGAAGCTTTTCCTCGGCTTAGGAGACTTGAAATAAGAGATTGTGAAATGTTAAAGGGAGATATGGTTAACGGCATATTCGGGAGAAGGGATTGTTTTTTGAgggaagatgaagaaggaagGTGTGATGAGATGGTAGGTGGTGGGGATGCTTTATCAATAAGGCCATCTCAATCATTTAATGCAACCACCATCAACCATCTATGTTGCCTCCAAGAATTACTTATTTCAGGGTGTCCGTCTATTGTATCCTTTCCGGACAATTGTTTACCCAAATCTCTGCAAAAGCTGAAAATCTGGCGTTGCCCAAAATTTGAATTCCCCGAGCAACAGCAGCGCAACTATGATTTGGTACAGCTACAAATACAAGACAGCTGTGATCCACTGAGCTCCTTGTCGTTGGATGTCTTTCCCAATCTCAAGAATTTGGAGATAGAAGGGTGTAGGAATCTGGAATCAGTGTCAATGTCAGAGGCACCACACGCTGCTCTTCAACGTCTCTCCATTTCTTGGTGCTTCAAATTAGTGTCATTTGCAGGAGAAGGACTGGCTGCACGCAACTTGACTCATCTTCAAGTCAGCTTCTGCTCAAAGTTGGAGGCATTACCACGTGACATGAAGAGTCTACTCCCAAGTTTACACTCTCTCAAGATATCTGGTTGCAAAAACATTTGCAGGTTGCCAGAGGGTGGTTTGCCGCCTAACTTGAAAGAGCTTTATGTGGGAGGTTGCGAGGAACAACTGTGGGATCTATCATGGATCGCCAACTTCCACGCCCTCACTCATCTCAGAATTGAAGGTTATTATGACTGCGACAACATAAAGTCATACCTGGGTTCGCTGCCTCACCTTCCCTCCCTTACCACTCTTGAGATATGGGGGTTTGATAATCTGGAGACATTGGAGTGCAACGAGCTTCTCCGCCTCACCTCCCTTCAACAACTACACATTCATTGGTGTCCAAAGCTGGAGAATATGGAAGGAGAAAAGCTGCCTCCCTCTCTCTTGCTACTTCAACTTACAATGTGTGGTTTGCTGGGAGAACACTGCAAGAACAAGCATCAACTAATCTGGCCCAAAATTTCCCACATTCCCACCATTCAAGTCGATCACAAACAAATTTTCTGA